A genomic window from Herbiconiux aconitum includes:
- a CDS encoding DUF3566 domain-containing protein, giving the protein MSNLGDKFAKKTARVATTKQVRLKLVYIDFWSVLKIAFLLAIILGIVIIVASFLVWSVLNQTGVFDSINTLLKDIAGASNFDLFDFASLAQVMGFSVVVAILNVIVITALGAIGAALYNLAVRITGGVMLGFTNK; this is encoded by the coding sequence ATGAGTAATCTTGGCGACAAATTCGCGAAGAAAACGGCAAGAGTCGCCACGACGAAGCAGGTTCGGCTGAAGCTGGTCTACATCGACTTCTGGTCGGTGCTGAAGATCGCCTTCCTCCTCGCGATCATCCTCGGGATCGTCATCATCGTGGCGTCGTTCCTGGTCTGGTCGGTGCTCAACCAGACGGGCGTGTTCGACTCCATCAACACACTCCTGAAGGACATCGCCGGGGCCAGCAACTTCGACCTGTTCGACTTCGCGTCGCTGGCGCAGGTGATGGGCTTCTCGGTGGTCGTCGCGATCCTCAACGTGATCGTCATCACCGCTCTGGGGGCGATCGGGGCCGCGCTCTACAACCTCGCTGTGCGGATCACCGGTGGTGTGATGCTCGGTTTCACCAATAAGTAG
- a CDS encoding peptidylprolyl isomerase, translating to MPAHTHVATLNTNHGPIVVNLYGHQAPKTVKNFVGLASGEIEWTDPKTGQPTNAPLYNGIVFHRIIPGFMIQGGDPLGNGTGGPGFKFDDEINGELNFNEPYILAMANAGIQNGQGTNGSQFFITVGPTTWLQGKHTIFGEVADDASKRIVDKLAGVATDAYDRPLDEVVLESVTVEAV from the coding sequence ATGCCCGCACACACGCACGTCGCGACCCTCAACACCAACCACGGCCCCATCGTGGTCAACCTGTACGGCCACCAGGCCCCGAAGACGGTCAAGAACTTCGTCGGCCTCGCTTCGGGCGAGATCGAGTGGACCGACCCCAAGACCGGTCAGCCCACCAACGCGCCGCTCTACAACGGCATCGTCTTCCACCGCATCATCCCCGGCTTCATGATCCAGGGCGGCGACCCGCTCGGCAACGGCACCGGCGGCCCCGGCTTCAAGTTCGACGACGAGATCAACGGCGAGCTCAACTTCAACGAGCCCTACATCCTCGCGATGGCCAACGCCGGCATCCAGAACGGCCAGGGCACCAACGGCTCGCAGTTCTTCATCACCGTCGGCCCGACCACCTGGCTTCAGGGCAAGCACACCATCTTCGGCGAGGTGGCGGATGACGCTTCCAAGCGCATCGTCGACAAGCTGGCCGGCGTGGCGACGGATGCCTACGACCGCCCGCTCGACGAGGTCGTGCTCGAGAGCGTGACCGTCGAGGCGGTCTAG
- a CDS encoding rhomboid family intramembrane serine protease has translation MTTAPDTPDNYCYRHPGRQSFILCQRCGRTVCPDCQVQAAVGVHCVECAAQDRREAPRVRRGRPALLRNLTGSGAPVVTYTLIAICLVVFGLQSIPGLGVTQALQFAPAYVLPIPGAPFEPWRMITSVFTHGSILHVLLNMYTLFIFGSVLERMLGRWRYLALFLISGLGGSVAVVLLAGPLTAVVGASGAIFGLMGAFFIINRHLGGNSVQLLVLVAINLAYGFFVPGISWQAHVGGLVAGAIVALIFVRTRPIRKRNLQIVLLAAVVAALIAITAVRALV, from the coding sequence ATGACGACCGCTCCGGACACCCCGGACAACTATTGTTACCGGCACCCCGGTCGGCAGAGCTTCATCCTCTGTCAGCGCTGCGGGCGCACCGTCTGCCCGGATTGCCAGGTGCAGGCGGCCGTCGGCGTGCACTGCGTCGAATGCGCCGCCCAGGATCGGCGTGAGGCTCCGCGCGTGCGGCGCGGGCGTCCTGCCCTCCTCCGCAACCTGACGGGTTCGGGCGCTCCGGTGGTCACCTACACCTTGATCGCCATCTGTCTGGTGGTGTTCGGGCTGCAGTCGATTCCCGGACTCGGAGTCACCCAGGCTCTGCAATTCGCGCCGGCCTACGTGCTGCCGATCCCCGGTGCGCCGTTCGAACCGTGGCGGATGATCACCTCCGTGTTCACGCACGGCTCGATCCTGCACGTGCTGTTGAACATGTACACCCTGTTCATCTTCGGCAGTGTGCTCGAACGGATGCTCGGTCGCTGGCGCTATCTCGCCCTCTTCCTCATCTCCGGTCTCGGAGGGTCGGTGGCCGTCGTGCTGCTGGCCGGCCCGCTGACCGCGGTGGTGGGCGCATCCGGAGCCATCTTCGGGTTGATGGGCGCGTTCTTCATCATCAACCGGCACCTGGGCGGCAACAGCGTGCAACTGCTCGTGCTGGTGGCCATCAACTTGGCCTACGGGTTCTTCGTGCCGGGCATCTCGTGGCAGGCGCACGTCGGCGGTCTGGTTGCCGGAGCCATCGTGGCGTTGATCTTCGTGCGCACGCGGCCCATCCGGAAGCGGAATCTGCAGATCGTGCTGCTCGCGGCCGTGGTGGCGGCGCTCATCGCGATCACGGCGGTTCGCGCTCTGGTGTGA
- a CDS encoding cell division protein CrgA → MARDKASTKDVARRSKDVQRSSSDESSAKTPNPVWFKPVMFGFMIVGLLWIIVFYVSQGVFPVPALGSWNILVGFGIAFIGFIMTTRWR, encoded by the coding sequence ATGGCCCGAGACAAAGCATCCACGAAGGACGTCGCCCGCCGCTCGAAGGACGTTCAGCGCTCCTCCAGCGACGAGTCCTCCGCCAAGACCCCGAACCCGGTGTGGTTCAAGCCGGTGATGTTCGGGTTCATGATCGTGGGTCTGCTCTGGATCATCGTGTTCTACGTGAGCCAGGGCGTCTTCCCTGTGCCGGCACTCGGCAGCTGGAACATCCTCGTCGGGTTCGGCATCGCCTTCATCGGCTTCATCATGACGACTCGCTGGCGCTGA
- a CDS encoding class E sortase, producing the protein MSELPPSVPEGTEPPLRRPRKQKRSVFSRVVGVAGELLITAGVLVLLFLGWQFSINGIMLNNQQASDANTLSHSWAGEGSNSTTPVPSPTAAADAATFQYGEPPVIAAPATTEDFAVMYVPRFGADFKKTIAEGVDPRSVLNNGGAGHYPGTQMPGAVGNFAVAAHRDGWGSPFLKINELQVGDPIYVETQDGWYTYTFRSLEYVTPYGVGVIDPVPQVEGATPSDRLITLTSCNPLYIASERIIAYGVLTDWQPRSVGAPAEIAGIVGA; encoded by the coding sequence ATGAGTGAGCTCCCCCCGTCGGTGCCCGAAGGCACCGAACCGCCCCTCCGGCGCCCCCGCAAGCAGAAGCGCAGCGTCTTCTCGCGGGTCGTCGGCGTGGCGGGCGAACTGCTCATCACCGCCGGTGTTCTCGTGCTCCTCTTTCTCGGGTGGCAGTTCTCGATCAACGGCATCATGCTGAACAACCAGCAGGCTTCCGACGCGAACACGCTCTCGCATTCCTGGGCGGGCGAGGGTTCGAATTCCACCACGCCGGTGCCGAGCCCGACTGCCGCGGCCGACGCCGCCACCTTCCAGTACGGCGAGCCGCCGGTCATCGCGGCCCCCGCTACCACCGAAGACTTCGCGGTGATGTACGTGCCGCGTTTCGGGGCCGACTTCAAGAAGACGATCGCCGAAGGTGTCGATCCGCGCTCGGTGCTCAACAACGGCGGCGCCGGTCACTACCCCGGAACGCAGATGCCCGGAGCCGTGGGCAACTTCGCAGTCGCAGCACACCGCGACGGATGGGGCAGCCCCTTCCTCAAGATCAACGAGTTGCAGGTGGGCGACCCCATCTACGTCGAGACGCAGGACGGCTGGTACACCTACACCTTCCGCAGCCTCGAGTACGTGACGCCGTACGGCGTCGGGGTGATCGACCCGGTTCCCCAGGTCGAGGGGGCGACGCCGAGCGATCGCTTGATCACTCTCACCAGCTGCAACCCGCTCTACATCGCGTCGGAGCGGATCATCGCCTATGGCGTGCTGACCGATTGGCAGCCTCGCTCCGTGGGGGCACCCGCGGAGATCGCCGGAATCGTGGGGGCCTAA
- a CDS encoding anthranilate synthase component II encodes MTRVLVIDNYDSFVYTLNGYLQQLGAETTVVRNDAFDGADASTTIADYDAVLLSPGPGKPSEAGVSIPVVFAALETNTPLLGVCLGHQAIAEALGATVTNAEELMHGKTSVIRHDGSAFYDGVPDGFTATRYHSLAVVDGTVPESLVVTSRTEGGVIMGVRHVSAPLHGVQFHPESVLTEGGYKMLGNWLATAGLEDAPAKAADLNPLLRAV; translated from the coding sequence ATGACGCGCGTTCTGGTCATCGACAACTACGACAGCTTCGTCTACACGCTGAACGGGTACCTCCAGCAGTTGGGCGCGGAGACCACGGTCGTGCGGAACGACGCGTTCGACGGCGCCGATGCGAGCACCACGATCGCCGACTACGACGCCGTGCTCCTCTCCCCCGGCCCCGGTAAGCCGAGCGAGGCCGGTGTGTCGATCCCGGTCGTGTTCGCGGCGCTCGAGACGAACACCCCGCTGCTCGGCGTGTGCCTCGGCCACCAGGCGATCGCGGAGGCGCTCGGCGCGACGGTCACGAACGCCGAAGAGTTGATGCACGGCAAGACCTCCGTCATCCGGCACGACGGCAGTGCGTTCTACGACGGTGTTCCCGACGGGTTCACCGCCACGCGGTATCACTCGCTCGCCGTGGTCGACGGCACGGTGCCCGAAAGCCTTGTCGTCACCTCCCGCACCGAGGGCGGCGTCATCATGGGTGTTCGCCACGTGAGCGCGCCACTGCATGGCGTGCAGTTCCACCCGGAATCGGTGCTCACCGAGGGTGGTTACAAGATGCTCGGCAACTGGCTCGCCACCGCCGGGCTTGAGGATGCGCCGGCCAAGGCCGCCGACCTGAACCCCCTGCTGAGGGCTGTGTAG
- the pknB gene encoding Stk1 family PASTA domain-containing Ser/Thr kinase has translation MTDDNRLLAGRYRLGELIGRGGMSNVYSGRDERLGRQVAIKLLKSSLAGDPVFRTRFRQEAQAASRMAHPTIVRVFDAGEERVAEPGGFEGIVPFIVMEFVEGKLLKDVIKEGPVDSAEAIRITEGILTALEYSHRAGVVHRDIKPGNVMITHGGQVKVMDFGIARAISDSSATVAQTTAILGTAQYFSPEQARGESVDARTDLYSTGVVLFEMLTGEPPFKGETPVAVAYQHVSEMPVAPSSINPMVSPAIDQVVLHALAKDRFARFQSAVEFRTDLEIAGAGKIPSKRLPADDFQSSLFGAPPSLAQGTEAALTQLAGDDEYTVRTQSRPPVVWIWAGIASVAVILVAIVFWVLTLQPTDELPSASREIPTVTGQTYEAADATLQQLDLVTARFDVYSDTVPAGQVVDTDPATGTIVSPGTVVEVNVSQGKEAVAVPNLQNMNATDAANAITAAKFVVGQTNKENSADVAADVVIRSDPPAGTEAHAGDTINIFVSTGMVTVPDVAGQPIDVASSSLSQLQLDVKVEQDAGCKSAPSNPVSTQSIAPGDALQKSEITIRYCTGP, from the coding sequence GTGACCGACGACAACCGTCTTCTCGCCGGGCGGTACCGCCTGGGCGAACTGATCGGCCGCGGTGGCATGTCGAACGTGTACTCGGGCCGCGACGAGCGGTTGGGCCGCCAGGTCGCCATCAAGCTGTTGAAGTCGTCGCTGGCCGGTGATCCGGTGTTCCGCACCCGCTTCCGCCAAGAGGCGCAGGCGGCGTCACGGATGGCACACCCCACCATCGTGCGGGTGTTCGATGCCGGGGAAGAACGGGTGGCGGAGCCCGGCGGCTTCGAGGGCATCGTTCCCTTCATCGTCATGGAATTCGTCGAGGGCAAGCTGCTCAAAGACGTGATCAAGGAGGGCCCGGTCGATTCGGCCGAGGCGATCCGCATCACCGAAGGCATCCTCACCGCCCTCGAGTACTCGCACCGCGCTGGGGTCGTGCACCGTGACATCAAGCCCGGAAACGTGATGATCACGCACGGCGGCCAGGTGAAGGTGATGGACTTCGGCATCGCCCGCGCCATCTCCGACTCCTCGGCCACCGTCGCCCAGACCACGGCCATCCTCGGCACCGCTCAGTACTTCTCGCCCGAGCAGGCTCGCGGCGAATCGGTCGACGCCCGAACCGACCTCTACTCCACGGGTGTCGTGCTCTTCGAGATGCTCACCGGCGAACCGCCGTTCAAGGGCGAGACCCCGGTTGCCGTGGCCTACCAGCACGTGAGCGAGATGCCGGTCGCACCGTCGAGCATCAACCCGATGGTCTCGCCGGCGATCGACCAGGTGGTGCTGCACGCGCTGGCGAAAGACCGCTTCGCGCGCTTTCAGAGCGCGGTCGAGTTCCGCACCGATCTCGAGATCGCCGGCGCGGGCAAGATCCCCTCGAAGCGTCTGCCGGCCGACGACTTCCAGTCCTCCTTGTTCGGAGCCCCGCCGAGCCTCGCACAGGGCACCGAAGCAGCACTCACGCAGCTCGCCGGCGACGACGAGTACACCGTGCGCACGCAGTCACGGCCGCCCGTGGTGTGGATCTGGGCGGGCATCGCCTCGGTGGCCGTCATCCTCGTGGCCATCGTGTTCTGGGTGCTGACTCTGCAGCCCACCGACGAGCTGCCTTCGGCCTCGCGGGAGATCCCCACGGTCACCGGCCAGACCTACGAAGCGGCAGACGCCACACTGCAGCAGCTCGACCTCGTGACGGCGAGGTTCGACGTCTACAGCGACACGGTGCCGGCCGGACAGGTGGTCGACACCGATCCGGCGACCGGCACGATCGTGAGCCCGGGAACCGTGGTCGAAGTGAACGTCTCCCAGGGCAAGGAGGCGGTCGCGGTGCCCAACCTGCAGAACATGAATGCGACGGATGCAGCGAATGCCATCACCGCAGCCAAGTTCGTGGTGGGTCAGACCAACAAGGAGAATTCCGCCGACGTTGCGGCCGATGTCGTGATTCGCAGCGACCCGCCCGCGGGAACCGAGGCACACGCCGGAGACACGATCAACATCTTCGTCTCGACCGGCATGGTGACGGTTCCGGATGTCGCGGGCCAGCCGATCGACGTCGCGAGCAGTTCCCTCAGCCAGCTCCAGCTCGACGTGAAGGTCGAGCAGGACGCGGGGTGCAAGAGCGCCCCCTCCAACCCGGTCTCCACCCAGTCGATCGCCCCCGGCGACGCCCTGCAGAAATCGGAGATCACCATCCGCTACTGCACCGGCCCGTAG
- a CDS encoding serine/threonine-protein kinase encodes MRPTAGVTFGGRYELSNRIAIGGMGEVWQATDLVIGRTVAIKILKDEYLGDPGFLERFRAEARHAALVNHEGIANVYDYGEEEGSAYLVMELVPGEALSTILEREHVLSTDRVLDIIAQTALALQAAHAAGLVHRDIKPGNLLITPDGRVKITDFGIARIADQVPLTATGQVMGTVQYLSPEQASGQPASPTTDIYSLGIVAYECLAGKRPFSGESQVAIAMAQINETPPDLPVTVAEPVRNLVLSCIAKKPDDRPSSTGNLARAAMALRRGDIASAAAAVPAVLGSEPLPPTMATRLMPAPGATQATTVLSAQNGSNGIVPPPTPPTTDAVEEPKKRSPWTWPLIVLIIILGLVLIGTIVALVVQANSNNAPATPTTTTSAPTPSKTPTPSVTPSPTPTTVAISEADLKGKTFDVAAQFLSDKGLSASRVEGNAAPAADQVDVVYQATPVGNVQPGTTIALTVYTAVITPTPPTTPVQFTGTTSPTVSQQNSVPAGGTFDVQWSSYSCPSGTTLDGYTLEATNATAPTGITGTTATLTVTGAAGDKVDVKYSVTCSGTASGFSSGMTTQLNIVTPPTDGAEGGNGGNSGPGNNN; translated from the coding sequence ATGAGACCCACAGCAGGGGTGACCTTCGGTGGCCGGTACGAGCTGTCGAATCGCATCGCGATCGGCGGCATGGGCGAGGTCTGGCAGGCGACCGACCTCGTGATCGGCCGCACCGTGGCCATCAAGATCTTAAAAGACGAATACTTGGGCGACCCCGGGTTCCTCGAGCGGTTCCGCGCCGAGGCGCGTCACGCCGCACTCGTGAACCACGAAGGCATCGCCAACGTCTACGACTACGGCGAGGAGGAGGGCAGCGCCTACCTCGTGATGGAACTGGTGCCCGGCGAGGCGCTCTCCACCATCCTCGAGCGGGAGCACGTGCTCTCGACCGACCGCGTTCTCGACATCATCGCGCAGACGGCACTGGCCCTGCAGGCCGCCCACGCCGCCGGACTCGTGCACCGCGACATCAAGCCCGGCAACCTGCTGATCACCCCCGACGGCCGAGTGAAGATCACCGACTTCGGAATCGCCCGCATCGCCGACCAGGTTCCGCTCACCGCGACCGGCCAGGTGATGGGCACGGTGCAGTACCTCTCGCCCGAGCAGGCCAGCGGTCAGCCGGCATCACCCACGACCGACATCTACTCCCTCGGAATCGTGGCCTACGAGTGCCTGGCCGGAAAGCGTCCGTTCTCGGGTGAATCGCAGGTCGCGATCGCGATGGCGCAGATCAACGAGACTCCGCCCGACCTGCCGGTCACGGTCGCCGAGCCGGTGCGCAACCTCGTGCTCTCCTGCATCGCCAAAAAGCCCGACGACCGTCCGTCCTCCACCGGCAACCTCGCGCGCGCCGCCATGGCCCTGCGCCGTGGTGACATCGCGTCGGCCGCGGCCGCCGTGCCGGCCGTGCTGGGCAGCGAACCGTTGCCCCCCACCATGGCCACCCGCCTGATGCCGGCACCGGGCGCGACCCAGGCCACCACCGTGCTCTCGGCCCAGAACGGGTCGAACGGCATCGTGCCTCCCCCCACGCCACCGACCACGGATGCGGTCGAAGAGCCGAAGAAACGCAGCCCCTGGACGTGGCCGCTCATCGTGCTCATCATCATCCTGGGCCTCGTGCTGATCGGCACGATCGTGGCCCTGGTGGTGCAGGCGAACAGCAACAACGCGCCGGCCACTCCGACCACCACCACCTCGGCCCCGACACCCTCGAAGACACCCACGCCGTCGGTCACACCGTCGCCCACTCCCACGACCGTCGCGATCAGCGAAGCCGATCTGAAGGGCAAGACCTTCGACGTGGCCGCCCAGTTCCTCTCCGACAAGGGTCTCAGCGCCAGTCGTGTCGAGGGAAACGCGGCGCCGGCCGCCGATCAGGTCGACGTGGTCTACCAGGCGACGCCCGTCGGCAACGTGCAACCAGGCACGACGATCGCCCTCACGGTCTACACCGCGGTCATCACCCCGACCCCGCCGACCACGCCCGTGCAGTTCACCGGAACGACGAGCCCCACGGTCAGCCAGCAGAACTCGGTTCCGGCCGGCGGCACCTTCGACGTGCAGTGGTCGTCGTACAGCTGCCCGTCCGGCACGACGCTCGACGGCTACACGCTCGAAGCCACCAACGCGACGGCGCCCACCGGCATCACCGGAACCACGGCGACCCTCACGGTCACCGGTGCCGCCGGCGACAAGGTCGACGTGAAGTACAGCGTCACCTGCTCGGGCACCGCCTCCGGGTTCTCGTCGGGCATGACCACGCAGCTGAACATCGTCACGCCGCCCACGGATGGAGCCGAGGGCGGTAACGGCGGCAACAGCGGCCCGGGCAACAACAACTGA
- a CDS encoding peptidoglycan D,D-transpeptidase FtsI family protein, whose protein sequence is MTRELKRVSIVVFLMFVALFASTTTIQFFQADNLASDARNARTIYASYDTERGAILVGGQPIAESVPTNDEFKYQRVYPQGQLYSAVTGYYTLGQGSSQIEQSLNDYLSGTSDSQFLEYLNRLVTGQNPQGASVELSIDPVIQQAAYDALGSYQGAVVAIEPSTGRILAMVSKPDFDPNTLAVHDTQTVLDTYDSLLAAPGDPLINKTINDLNPPGSTFKIVTTSAALQNANLPIDHTEPNLARLPLPGSDSTVSNAGGGTCGGGDQVTIATAFILSCNIPMAELGVEMGEQPLADMAKAFGFGSELTVPMDVSTSVYPRGLDDAQLALSAFGQGSDVATPLQIAMLSAAVANGGKLMTPNLVDAIQAPDLSVLESFEAKELSTPLTSTTASQLSDLMVQAVDNGAATNARIDGVSVAGKTGTAENGEGDPYTLWFTGFAPADNPRVAVAVVVEDGGGLGQSGSGNELAAPIAKRVLEAGLSK, encoded by the coding sequence GTGACCCGAGAACTCAAGCGTGTGAGCATCGTGGTGTTCCTGATGTTCGTGGCCCTGTTCGCGTCCACCACCACCATCCAGTTCTTCCAGGCCGACAATCTGGCGAGCGACGCCCGCAACGCCCGCACCATCTACGCGAGCTACGACACCGAGCGCGGAGCGATCCTGGTGGGCGGCCAGCCCATCGCCGAGTCGGTGCCGACGAACGACGAGTTCAAGTACCAGCGCGTCTATCCGCAGGGTCAGCTCTACAGCGCGGTCACCGGCTACTACACGCTCGGACAGGGTTCGAGCCAGATCGAGCAGAGTCTCAACGACTACCTCTCCGGCACCAGCGACTCGCAGTTCCTCGAATACTTGAACCGCCTGGTCACGGGGCAGAACCCGCAAGGTGCCTCGGTCGAGCTCTCCATCGATCCGGTGATCCAGCAGGCGGCCTACGATGCACTGGGCAGCTACCAGGGCGCGGTCGTGGCGATCGAGCCCTCGACCGGTCGCATCCTCGCCATGGTGTCGAAGCCCGACTTCGACCCCAACACGCTCGCCGTGCACGACACCCAAACCGTGCTCGACACCTACGACTCCCTGCTCGCGGCTCCCGGCGATCCGCTGATCAACAAGACCATCAACGACCTGAATCCTCCCGGCTCGACCTTCAAGATCGTCACCACCTCCGCTGCACTGCAGAACGCGAACCTGCCGATCGACCACACCGAGCCGAACCTGGCACGCCTGCCGCTGCCCGGCAGCGACTCCACGGTCAGCAATGCCGGCGGCGGAACCTGCGGCGGCGGCGACCAGGTCACCATCGCCACCGCGTTCATCCTCTCCTGCAACATCCCGATGGCCGAGCTCGGCGTCGAGATGGGTGAGCAGCCGCTGGCCGACATGGCGAAGGCCTTCGGTTTCGGCAGTGAGCTGACGGTGCCGATGGATGTCTCCACCAGCGTCTACCCGCGAGGACTCGACGACGCGCAGCTCGCCCTCTCGGCCTTCGGGCAGGGCAGTGACGTGGCGACCCCGCTGCAGATCGCGATGCTGTCGGCTGCGGTGGCGAACGGAGGGAAGCTGATGACACCGAACCTGGTGGACGCGATCCAAGCCCCGGATCTGAGCGTGCTCGAGAGCTTCGAGGCCAAGGAATTGTCGACGCCGTTGACTTCTACAACGGCTTCGCAACTATCGGATCTCATGGTGCAGGCAGTCGATAACGGCGCGGCGACTAATGCAAGAATAGACGGGGTCAGTGTGGCCGGTAAGACCGGAACCGCGGAGAACGGGGAGGGCGATCCCTACACGCTGTGGTTCACCGGCTTTGCTCCCGCAGACAACCCTCGGGTTGCCGTCGCAGTGGTCGTCGAAGATGGCGGTGGGTTGGGCCAGTCCGGTTCCGGAAACGAGTTGGCCGCACCGATCGCAAAACGAGTACTAGAGGCGGGCTTGAGTAAATGA
- a CDS encoding FtsW/RodA/SpoVE family cell cycle protein has product MTNATGPLTAPNGLPGAGTAAPAPTPGRGIRRIRVPQKLRNLELFLLLFVCAVNAFAVVLVQFGALGYADMTVFTLGVGLAVLVLGMHIALRFVATNADPFILPIAALLNGIGIAVIYRIDIAEKLTGWESTAVRQVVWSGVAIALAIGVILVIRNHRVLQRYTYIAMFVAAVLLLLPMLPVIGQEINGARVWIHVGAFSFQPGEVAKIALAVFFAGYLVSRRDSLSMVGTKFLGMRFPRARDLGPILVLWALSMSVIIFQRDLGTALLYFGLFVVMIYVATGRASWVVLGVGLFLAGGVIAGQVLTYVNDRFTNWLDAFNPAIYDEVGGSYQLVQGLFGLANGGLIGTGLGQGRPDITPLAQSDYIIASVGEELGLAGLFAIFALYLLFISRGFRISFAGQDDFGRLLGVGLSFTVALQCFIVIGGVTRVIPLTGLTTPFMAAGGSSLVANWIIVGLLLRLSDTVRNQPRLVI; this is encoded by the coding sequence ATGACGAACGCCACCGGTCCATTGACCGCGCCGAACGGACTCCCCGGTGCCGGCACCGCCGCACCCGCCCCGACCCCCGGGCGCGGCATCCGTCGCATCCGCGTTCCGCAGAAGCTCCGCAACCTCGAGCTGTTCCTGCTCCTGTTCGTCTGCGCGGTGAACGCCTTCGCCGTCGTGCTGGTGCAGTTCGGTGCGCTCGGCTACGCCGACATGACCGTGTTCACACTCGGCGTCGGTCTCGCCGTGCTCGTGTTAGGCATGCACATCGCCCTGCGCTTCGTGGCAACGAACGCCGATCCGTTCATCCTGCCCATCGCGGCGCTCTTGAACGGCATCGGCATCGCGGTGATCTACCGCATCGACATCGCGGAGAAGCTCACCGGCTGGGAGAGCACGGCCGTGCGCCAGGTGGTGTGGAGCGGAGTCGCGATCGCACTGGCGATCGGCGTGATCCTGGTCATCCGCAACCACCGGGTGCTGCAGCGCTACACCTACATCGCCATGTTCGTGGCCGCTGTGCTGCTGCTCCTCCCGATGCTGCCGGTGATCGGCCAGGAGATCAACGGCGCCCGGGTCTGGATCCACGTCGGCGCCTTCTCGTTCCAGCCCGGTGAAGTCGCGAAGATCGCCCTCGCCGTGTTCTTCGCCGGCTACCTCGTCTCCCGCCGCGACAGCTTGTCGATGGTGGGCACCAAGTTCCTCGGCATGCGCTTCCCGCGCGCCCGCGACCTCGGACCGATTCTGGTGCTCTGGGCGCTGTCGATGTCGGTCATCATCTTCCAGCGCGACCTGGGCACGGCTCTTCTCTACTTCGGACTGTTCGTCGTGATGATCTACGTGGCCACGGGTCGCGCCAGCTGGGTGGTGCTCGGAGTCGGGCTCTTCCTCGCGGGCGGCGTGATCGCCGGCCAGGTGCTCACCTACGTCAACGACCGTTTCACGAACTGGCTGGATGCCTTCAACCCCGCCATCTACGACGAGGTGGGCGGCAGCTACCAGCTGGTGCAGGGTCTCTTCGGCTTGGCGAACGGCGGCCTGATCGGCACAGGCCTCGGCCAGGGCCGGCCCGACATCACTCCGCTGGCGCAGAGCGACTACATCATCGCCTCGGTCGGCGAGGAGCTCGGTCTCGCCGGACTGTTCGCGATCTTCGCCCTCTACCTCCTCTTCATCTCCCGCGGCTTCCGGATCAGCTTCGCGGGGCAGGACGACTTCGGTCGCCTGCTCGGGGTCGGCCTCTCGTTCACCGTCGCCCTGCAGTGCTTCATCGTGATCGGCGGCGTCACCCGGGTCATCCCGCTCACCGGCCTCACCACACCGTTCATGGCCGCCGGCGGCTCGTCCCTGGTGGCCAACTGGATCATCGTGGGTCTGCTCCTGCGGCTCTCGGACACAGTTCGCAATCAGCCAAGGCTGGTGATCTAG